From Xiphophorus hellerii strain 12219 chromosome 9, Xiphophorus_hellerii-4.1, whole genome shotgun sequence, a single genomic window includes:
- the LOC116725984 gene encoding transcription factor jun-D has protein sequence MMKKDINLTLVDDADLKPHLRDAESLLNSPDLGLLKLASPELERLIIQSNGLVTTTPTSSQFLYPKTVTDEQEFAEGFVKALEDLHKQNQLSGTAPANGSLDLGANIPPVTIQPDLPVYTNLNSYGSGPLGTTVNYSTDTVPFPPPPSHHLGAAPLQPELSRVQPPKEEPQTVPDVQSFGESPPLSPVDMDSQERIKAERKRLRNRIAASKCRRRKLERISRLEDKVKTLKTQNTDLASTASLLREQVAQLKQKVLTHVNSGCQMLPHEVQVH, from the coding sequence ATGATGAAGAAGGACATCAATCTGACCCTGGTGGACGACGCAGACCTCAAACCGCATCTCCGCGACGCCGAGAGCCTCCTCAACTCCCCCGATCTGGGTCTGCTCAAGCTGGCGTCTCCGGAGCTGGAGAGGCTCATCATCCAGTCCAACGGACTGGTCACCACGACGCCGACCAGCTCCCAGTTCCTCTACCCGAAGACAGTGACTGATGAGCAGGAGTTCGCGGAGGGCTTCGTGAAGGCGCTGGAGGACCTACACAAGCAGAACCAGCTGAGCGGAACCGCTCCGGCTAACGGTAGCCTGGACCTCGGGGCGAACATCCCCCCGGTGACCATACAGCCGGACCTACCGGTGTACACGAACCTGAACAGCTACGGCAGTGGGCCGCTGGGAACCACTGTCAACTACTCCACGGACACTGTTCCCTTCCCGCCCCCTCCGTCACATCACCTGGGGGCAGCCCCGCTCCAGCCGGAGCTCTCCCGGGTCCAGCCGCCGAAGGAGGAGCCCCAGACGGTACCCGACGTCCAGAGCTTCGGGGAGAGCCCGCCGCTCTCTCCCGTCGACATGGACTCGCAGGAACGGATCAAAGCCGAGCGGAAGCGGCTCAGAAACCGGATCGCCGCCTCCAAATGTCGGAGGCGCAAACTGGAGCGGATCTCCCGGCTGGAGGACAAGGTGAAGACGCTGAAAACCCAGAACACCGACCTGGCTTCCACCGCCAGCCTGCTGAGAGAGCAGGTGGCCCAGTTAAAGCAGAAGGTCCTCACCCACGTCAACAGCGGCTGCCAGATGTTACCACACGAAGTCCAGGTGCACTGA